Proteins encoded together in one Caldicellulosiruptor saccharolyticus DSM 8903 window:
- a CDS encoding bifunctional ADP-dependent NAD(P)H-hydrate dehydratase/NAD(P)H-hydrate epimerase, whose product MYVLTSEQMKQIDKKATSEIGIPEVVLMENAGFCVYEEIKKDFGDLKQKKIAVFCGKGNNGGDGFVVARYLLEESNYVQVFIFDENVSASSKVFLNILKNLGANIQKINEDVIARLYHERFDIIVDGIFGIGLTRDVDGLYKETIEYINSSQAYIYSIDIPSGICSDTGQVKGAAVKANKTITFMYPKIGNILYPGAYLCGKLIVKDIGIPQKVVDKVNAKILVREELNVEKLYRYPDTHKGDYGKVGIIAGSKFFPGASVLCANACVKSGCGLCFLFSPVESMSVHNFRNPEIITVPIESKNGVVTFEGFKEKEEFLKRLDVIAFGCGLTNSLEVEKILIHILKNFQIPIVIDADGLNVLANNKEAQTLLREYKAYKILTPHYKEASRILSCDVSEVAKNPLDVALQLSKKFDCVCILKGARTIITDGNNIYINILGNPGMAKGGSGDVLTGVVSAMLAQGYSSLDAAKLAVYLHSLSADILLERKSMQTILPSDIIENLDFAFKRVIEG is encoded by the coding sequence AATTGGAATTCCTGAAGTGGTATTAATGGAGAATGCAGGTTTTTGTGTATATGAGGAAATCAAAAAAGATTTTGGTGATTTGAAGCAAAAAAAGATTGCTGTTTTTTGTGGCAAAGGGAATAATGGGGGAGACGGTTTTGTAGTTGCACGTTATCTTTTAGAAGAATCAAACTATGTTCAGGTTTTTATATTTGATGAAAATGTAAGTGCATCTTCAAAGGTTTTTTTAAACATATTAAAAAACTTAGGGGCAAACATCCAAAAAATAAATGAAGATGTTATAGCAAGACTTTATCATGAAAGGTTTGACATTATCGTTGATGGGATATTTGGGATAGGTCTTACAAGAGATGTTGATGGCCTGTACAAAGAGACAATTGAGTATATAAACTCATCACAGGCATATATTTATTCTATTGACATTCCAAGTGGAATTTGTTCTGATACAGGGCAGGTAAAAGGAGCTGCAGTAAAAGCAAACAAGACAATTACTTTTATGTATCCTAAAATTGGAAACATCCTTTATCCTGGAGCTTATCTGTGTGGTAAACTTATAGTAAAAGACATTGGTATCCCACAAAAGGTTGTAGATAAGGTCAATGCAAAGATTTTAGTAAGAGAAGAGTTAAATGTTGAAAAGCTTTATCGCTACCCAGATACGCACAAAGGTGATTACGGAAAAGTAGGAATTATAGCAGGCTCAAAATTCTTTCCAGGTGCCTCTGTGCTTTGTGCAAATGCTTGCGTAAAAAGTGGGTGTGGGTTATGCTTTTTATTCTCACCTGTTGAAAGTATGAGTGTGCACAATTTTAGAAATCCAGAGATAATCACAGTACCGATTGAGAGCAAAAATGGAGTAGTCACTTTTGAGGGTTTTAAAGAGAAAGAGGAGTTTTTGAAAAGGTTAGATGTCATTGCGTTTGGATGTGGTCTTACCAATTCTTTAGAAGTTGAAAAGATATTGATTCATATTTTAAAAAACTTTCAAATACCTATTGTAATAGATGCAGATGGTTTAAATGTTTTGGCAAATAATAAAGAAGCTCAAACACTTTTGCGTGAATACAAGGCATACAAGATATTGACTCCACATTACAAAGAGGCGTCAAGGATACTTAGCTGTGATGTTTCTGAGGTTGCTAAAAACCCGCTTGACGTAGCCCTTCAACTTTCAAAAAAGTTTGACTGTGTATGCATTTTAAAAGGTGCAAGGACTATAATTACAGATGGCAACAATATATACATCAATATACTCGGAAATCCTGGTATGGCGAAGGGTGGAAGTGGTGATGTTCTAACTGGTGTAGTTTCTGCAATGCTTGCACAAGGATATAGTAGTTTAGATGCAGCAAAACTTGCTGTTTATCTGCATTCACTTTCTGCTGATATTTTGCTTGAAAGAAAGTCAATGCAGACCATCTTGCCTTCGGATATAATTGAAAACCTTGATTTTGCATTTAAGAGAGTAATTGAAGGTTAA
- the alr gene encoding alanine racemase, protein MSLYSRVWAEINLDNLIYNVNNIKEKILPNTQIMAVVKADAYGHGAIEVSRVLVRNGINMLAVAIIDEALQLRHYNFDIPILILGFTPFELSEQVVENDISQTVYTFEQAYYLNEAAKKIGKKAKVHIKVDTGMGRIGFLCTKESIETIIRIASLSHIELEGIFSHFSSADDPQSDNFTYEQFLRFENFVKELNKNGVYFKYRHIANSAAAIRFPQYQLDIVRLGLVLYGLYPSEAVKTEISLKPVMSVKAKVINVKEVPEGYPISYNRKYVTPCKSKIATIPIGYADGFTRVGSEKRYVLINGEYAKVVGNVCMDQCMVDVTHIRDVKIGDEVVIIGKQGKNEITADDLASQIGTINYEVICSVSKRIPRVYIRDGRVVKILNYIL, encoded by the coding sequence TTGTCTCTTTACAGCCGTGTATGGGCAGAGATAAATCTTGACAACCTCATATACAATGTTAATAACATCAAAGAAAAGATTTTGCCAAATACTCAGATTATGGCTGTTGTCAAAGCCGATGCATATGGCCACGGAGCGATTGAAGTGTCAAGGGTTTTGGTCAGAAACGGAATTAACATGCTTGCTGTTGCAATAATAGACGAGGCTTTGCAGCTTAGGCACTATAATTTTGACATTCCTATTTTGATATTAGGATTTACTCCTTTTGAATTATCTGAACAGGTTGTTGAAAATGACATTAGTCAAACAGTTTACACATTTGAGCAAGCATATTATTTAAATGAGGCTGCTAAGAAGATAGGAAAAAAGGCAAAAGTACATATCAAAGTTGATACTGGTATGGGAAGAATTGGATTTTTGTGCACTAAAGAGAGTATTGAAACAATAATCAGAATTGCAAGCCTTTCACACATAGAGCTTGAAGGTATATTTTCTCACTTTTCATCAGCTGATGACCCACAGTCTGATAATTTTACCTATGAACAGTTTTTAAGATTTGAAAACTTTGTGAAAGAACTAAATAAAAATGGGGTATACTTTAAATATAGGCATATTGCAAATAGCGCTGCGGCAATCCGTTTCCCCCAGTATCAACTTGATATAGTAAGGCTTGGTCTTGTACTTTATGGGCTTTATCCAAGCGAAGCAGTAAAAACAGAGATTTCCTTGAAGCCTGTTATGTCTGTCAAGGCAAAAGTAATCAATGTAAAGGAGGTGCCAGAAGGGTATCCTATAAGCTACAATAGAAAATACGTGACTCCCTGTAAAAGTAAGATTGCTACAATACCAATCGGATATGCTGATGGTTTTACAAGAGTTGGAAGTGAGAAAAGATATGTTCTCATCAATGGAGAGTATGCAAAGGTTGTGGGGAATGTGTGTATGGACCAGTGCATGGTAGATGTTACTCATATTAGAGATGTCAAGATTGGCGATGAGGTTGTAATTATAGGCAAGCAAGGGAAAAATGAGATTACAGCAGATGATTTAGCATCACAAATTGGGACTATAAACTATGAAGTGATATGTTCTGTCAGCAAGAGAATTCCACGTGTTTATATCAGGGATGGGCGAGTTGTCAAAATATTAAACTACATCTTATGA
- a CDS encoding type II toxin-antitoxin system PemK/MazF family toxin has translation MKRGDIFYADLAPHVGSEQGGIRPVLVIQNDIGNKYSPTVIVAAITSQIGKAKFPTHVEIHAGEFGLTKDSVILLEQIRTIDKIRLKNKVGKLSDEVMEKVNQAILISLGLIDWAAEGYNWKKKEDAGIKKA, from the coding sequence ATTAAAAGAGGAGACATATTCTATGCCGACCTTGCTCCGCATGTTGGCTCTGAGCAAGGTGGCATACGGCCTGTATTGGTAATTCAAAATGATATAGGAAATAAGTACAGTCCAACAGTTATTGTTGCTGCAATAACCTCACAGATTGGCAAGGCAAAGTTTCCAACTCATGTTGAAATTCATGCAGGAGAGTTTGGGCTTACAAAAGACTCTGTTATTTTACTTGAGCAGATTAGGACAATTGACAAAATAAGGCTAAAGAACAAGGTTGGAAAGCTTTCTGATGAGGTTATGGAAAAGGTAAACCAAGCAATTTTAATCAGCCTTGGGCTAATAGACTGGGCAGCGGAGGGATACAATTGGAAAAAGAAAGAAGACGCTGGTATAAAAAAGGCATAA
- a CDS encoding coiled-coil domain-containing protein translates to MEKERRRWYKKGINIVVIAIVVIVLGAGIIFASTQSIDNNALITYGFFKKQLDQLKTYIDSKINELDSKISKASNASQSSTDVTQLQKQLSNLNLEVEKLRKRVSDLEAKLKVQTSGQGQAKSEFVLTKGYEIVKVPKGKVIVFDASTEFILRVGRAVATVPKGASLIDLTAAKDIGNNQQISKNHLVLIVKNDGRGFKAIDDVWVIVNGGYKIK, encoded by the coding sequence TTGGAAAAAGAAAGAAGACGCTGGTATAAAAAAGGCATAAACATTGTAGTTATTGCTATTGTTGTAATAGTATTGGGTGCAGGAATAATTTTTGCAAGCACTCAGTCAATTGATAATAATGCTCTTATAACATACGGATTTTTTAAAAAGCAACTCGACCAGTTAAAAACTTACATAGATTCGAAGATAAATGAATTGGATAGTAAAATCAGCAAAGCAAGTAATGCTTCACAGAGCAGTACAGATGTGACCCAGCTCCAAAAACAGCTTTCTAATTTGAATTTAGAAGTGGAAAAACTAAGAAAACGAGTGTCTGATTTAGAAGCCAAGTTAAAAGTTCAGACATCTGGGCAGGGTCAGGCAAAAAGTGAGTTTGTTTTGACAAAAGGATATGAAATAGTAAAAGTGCCAAAAGGAAAAGTTATTGTATTTGATGCTTCAACTGAGTTTATTTTAAGGGTAGGAAGAGCAGTAGCTACTGTTCCTAAAGGAGCCTCTTTAATTGATTTGACAGCAGCAAAGGATATTGGAAATAATCAACAAATATCTAAAAATCATTTAGTCCTAATTGTCAAGAACGATGGTAGGGGATTTAAAGCAATTGATGATGTATGGGTAATAGTAAATGGTGGTTATAAAATAAAGTAG
- a CDS encoding cytochrome c biogenesis CcdA family protein → MDVSIISAVVAGFLSFFSPCILPLVPVYILYIFSQRGSKLKNAFLFVLGFSIVFVGLGILASLFGVAFSQYKWVIVKIAAIILILMGLVMLDLSPDFLKRLFIPIGGNGNYQKERIPLILGMLLSISWTPCVGPILASILSLAAVQKTFVKGVLLLVFYSIGFAMPFLLASLFIERIKSFFSFINRHVKVVEYLAGIFMVIFGVLVFFDKINFLR, encoded by the coding sequence ATGGATGTAAGTATAATTTCAGCGGTTGTAGCAGGTTTTTTGTCTTTTTTCTCACCTTGTATTCTTCCCCTTGTCCCTGTTTACATTCTTTATATTTTTTCACAAAGAGGCAGTAAATTGAAAAATGCCTTTTTATTTGTCTTAGGATTTAGTATAGTGTTTGTAGGGCTTGGGATCTTGGCATCGCTATTTGGGGTGGCGTTTTCACAGTATAAATGGGTTATTGTCAAAATAGCAGCAATAATCCTAATTTTGATGGGTCTGGTGATGCTTGATTTGTCACCAGATTTTTTAAAAAGATTGTTTATACCTATAGGTGGTAATGGTAATTATCAAAAAGAAAGAATCCCACTGATTTTGGGTATGCTTTTGAGTATTAGCTGGACACCTTGTGTAGGACCAATTTTAGCATCAATTTTGAGTTTAGCTGCTGTGCAGAAGACTTTTGTAAAAGGGGTGTTGCTTTTGGTATTTTATTCAATTGGTTTTGCCATGCCATTCTTGTTAGCTTCTCTTTTTATAGAGAGAATTAAAAGTTTTTTTAGTTTTATAAACAGACATGTCAAAGTAGTAGAGTATTTAGCAGGAATTTTTATGGTAATTTTTGGAGTCCTTGTATTTTTTGATAAGATAAATTTTTTAAGATGA